The following coding sequences lie in one Arachis hypogaea cultivar Tifrunner chromosome 4, arahy.Tifrunner.gnm2.J5K5, whole genome shotgun sequence genomic window:
- the LOC112794147 gene encoding uncharacterized protein isoform X2 — protein MGDSSTSSTSSISQGTFKTTKPSHFRAKIKFQNIEIVVRKLHQNTINFSVKNLKKKQTKNTQLSEKMAARNQTKDLKCATHLLNDKFRNMTEEKKAIVRDLGFGELMHIPPLRVDHQLLRELAKNFKLGENKLKTGYGSFHITPKKIGDALGINATGDLFPEKVDYKKLSDDDKIIYRRFQGKTLKSLTDEMMEIGVGNEEERLMFKRIFILYIQMAFLLPTTINKISPVHLVPIFKMDGIEERNWGGHVLTFMIRGITDYQEKKKKAINGCLFALMIIYFHLSKNKGKNRVERPPKPWIANWTKEQLVKRMNEEKEEILGILNLAETKEKMRKKEKKNKKKQEIKKTKKRKASSTSSSETEITDSDTSTSESEAQEDSEDSGIKHPGKKGKKMDSRKRKQREEESDSDSESESEPSDESEESSPGKKEKKKKKTKTTPKETPQKKKKVVVEDSPPEEDQYFYGETYEISSDELDELLGENVHKSAAEGDNQADLRSTEGRYVSSETLTPDDSNMMVVREQTPSEALAIVPIQFFVPPSQQTTTDADSEPTPMLQIEGARETTPETPKQHQETTPKLPPAPTKIHPDAEDAAALLMMARTAAYVPKIDPGMPSFSLGLTDSSQEGASTQETEREKSPETATMLEQLDSLVQKLASSASKGKDESPKIQRETGGESSAKFETPGGINQIPDDMKEKCYIWGTRLKEDAKGDTNEFEEICTLTGQGEYILMRTHLASLQANSDIESQIVSAICLILNQKKENRFQAQIYCLPPDIVSMALSDHLRGEFISPKTNREFMVEAYPSFIPFIDRKKLSSHPYIFAPVCHSGHWWLWLINTRTRKCQILDLLHKKAPSDEIKDINKFTGYVFSRLIAYAGGKPLEKGEKEKEIKAPYVKISGQKTSYDCAISVMKWLELIEPENIKKGKYEWDNWTQEEVDHYRVEYASRILFSEMNKQRDRAIRESSAIRLSKPSSVLLSPFCQINSEDIENG, from the exons ATGggagactcttccacttcttccacttcttccatttCTCAAGGCACTTTCAAAACAACGAAACCCTCTCATTTTCGAGCGAAAATCAAGTTTCAAAATATAGAAATCGTAGTTCGAAAACTGCATCAAAACACCATCAACTTCTCTgtgaagaatctgaagaaaaaACAAACCAAGAATACTCAAC tttcagagaaaatggcagcaagaaaccaaaccAAAGACCTGAAatgtgccacacatctcctgaatgataagttcagaaacatgactgaggagaagaaggcaaTTGTAAGGGATCTTGGATTCGGTGagttgatgcacatcccaccactgagggtggatcaccaactcttaagggagctggcaaaaaacttcaaacttggggagaacaaactgaagacaggatatggttctttccatataaccccaaaaaaaataggtgatgcgcttggcatcaatgcaacag gagatctatttcctgagaaagttgactataagaaactttctgatgatgacaaaataatttatagaagattccagggtaagaccctcaaaagtcttaccgatgagatgatggaaatcggcgttggcaacgaagaggaacgcctgatgttcaagaggatattcatcctctacatacagatggcgttccttttgccaacgacgataaacaaaatatcgcccGTGCACCTGGTCCCGatttttaagatggacggcatagaggagagaaactggggggggcatgttttgaccttcatgATCAGGGGCATAACAGACTatcaagagaagaagaagaaggcaatcaatggctgcctcttcgccctgatgataatctactttcacctttcaaaaaacaaaggcaagaacagggttgaaagaccaccaaagccatggattgccaactggactaaggagcagttggtgaAAAGAATGAATGAAGAGAAAGAGGAAATTTTG gggattCTGAATTTGGcagagacaaaagaaaaaatgagaaaaaaagaaaaaaaaaacaaaaaaaaacaagaaataaaaaaaacaaaaaaaaggaaggcgagctcaacatcgtcttcggagacagaaattaccgacagtgacacttctacctctgagtctgaggctCAAGAAGACTCGGAGGATTCGGGAATTAAACACCCCggcaaaaagggaaaaaa aatggactcaagaaaaagaaagcagagggaagaggagtcagattctgattcagaatctgaatctgaaccaagtgatga gagcgaagaatcatcacctgggaagaaggagaagaaaaagaaaaaaacaaaaacaacaccaaaagA aacaccacaaaaaaagaaaaaagtagttgtggaggattcacctcctgaagaagatcaatactttTACGG tgagacatATGAAATATCGAGTGACGAACTTGATGAATTGCTAGGGGAAAACGTTcataaatctgctgcagaggg ggacaaccaagctgacctgcgatcgacagaaggtcgctatgtgtcctctgaaac gttgactccggatgattcgaatatgatggttgttaGGGAACAAACGCCGTCggaagcgcttgcaat agtcccgatcCAGTTTTTTGTGCCGCCATCCCAGCAAACAACCACTGACGCAGATTCCgaaccaacccctatgctacagattgaagggGCTAGAGAAAC cactcctgaaacccCCAAACAACATCAAGAAACAACACCCAagcttcccccagctccaacaAAAAT TCATCCAGACGCCGAGGacgctgctgccctgttgatgatggcacggacagcagcCTATGTTCCTAAAATAGATCCGgggatgccatcattcagcctcggATTGACAGATTCAAGCCAAGAGGGGGCGTCGACGCAGGAGACTGAAAGGGAAAAATCTCCAGAAACTGCAACTATGCTAGAACAATTGGACAGTTTGGTCCAAAAGTTAGCAAGCAGTGCGTCAAAGGGAAAAGACGAAAGTCCAAAAATtcagagggagactgggggagaaagttctgctAAGTTTGAAACCCCGGGGGGAATAAATCAAATTCCGGATGATATGAAagaaaagtgctacatctgggggacgagactgaaggaagaTGCAAAGGGAGATACTAACGAGTTTGAGGAGATATGCACTCTGACTGGCCaaggagaatacattttgatgagaacgcaccttgcatccctccaggcaaacagtgatatagaatctcag attgtatctgccatctgcctcatcctaAACCAGAAAAAGGAAAACAGGTTTCAGgcacaaatatactgtctcccccccgatattgtg AGCATGGCACTTTCGGATCACCTAAGGGGGGAATTCATATCTCCGAAAACGAACAGAGAATTCATGGTGGAAGCCTACCCCAGTTTCATTCccttcatagatagaaaaaaattaagttcgcatccatat atttttgctcctgtttgccactcgggacattggtggttatggctgataaATACAAGAACGCGAAAATGTCAAATACTTGACCTgctacacaaaaaagctccaagcgatgagataaaggacattaataaattcact ggatatgtattttcaagattgatagCATATGCCGGCGGGAAACCTCTCGAGAAaggcgagaaggagaaggaaattaaagcacCATATGTTAAAATTtcaggccaaaaaacaag ctatgactgcgctatttccgtaatgaagtggcttgagttaatagagccggaaaacattaaaaaggggaagtatgaatgggataattggacacag gaggaggtggaccactatagagtggagtatgcttcccggatactattcagtgagatgaataaacagagagatcgggcaattagagagagtagtgctataaggctgtcgaagccatcctctgtattattgagtccgttttgtcagattaattctgAGGATATAGAAAAtgggtag
- the LOC112794147 gene encoding uncharacterized protein isoform X1, which translates to MGDSSTSSTSSISQGTFKTTKPSHFRAKIKFQNIEIVVRKLHQNTINFSVKNLKKKQTKNTQLSEKMAARNQTKDLKCATHLLNDKFRNMTEEKKAIVRDLGFGELMHIPPLRVDHQLLRELAKNFKLGENKLKTGYGSFHITPKKIGDALGINATGDLFPEKVDYKKLSDDDKIIYRRFQGKTLKSLTDEMMEIGVGNEEERLMFKRIFILYIQMAFLLPTTINKISPVHLVPIFKMDGIEERNWGGHVLTFMIRGITDYQEKKKKAINGCLFALMIIYFHLSKNKGKNRVERPPKPWIANWTKEQLVKRMNEEKEEILGILNLAETKEKMRKKEKKNKKKQEIKKTKKRKASSTSSSETEITDSDTSTSESEAQEDSEDSGIKHPGKKGKKMDSRKRKQREEESDSDSESESEPSDESEESSPGKKEKKKKKTKTTPKETPQKKKKVVVEDSPPEEDQYFYGETYEISSDELDELLGENVHKSAAEGDNQADLRSTEGRYVSSETLPAVNLGSDDPSSQGRTEQSSVNQPSQSMLTPDDSNMMVVREQTPSEALAIVPIQFFVPPSQQTTTDADSEPTPMLQIEGARETTPETPKQHQETTPKLPPAPTKIHPDAEDAAALLMMARTAAYVPKIDPGMPSFSLGLTDSSQEGASTQETEREKSPETATMLEQLDSLVQKLASSASKGKDESPKIQRETGGESSAKFETPGGINQIPDDMKEKCYIWGTRLKEDAKGDTNEFEEICTLTGQGEYILMRTHLASLQANSDIESQIVSAICLILNQKKENRFQAQIYCLPPDIVSMALSDHLRGEFISPKTNREFMVEAYPSFIPFIDRKKLSSHPYIFAPVCHSGHWWLWLINTRTRKCQILDLLHKKAPSDEIKDINKFTGYVFSRLIAYAGGKPLEKGEKEKEIKAPYVKISGQKTSYDCAISVMKWLELIEPENIKKGKYEWDNWTQEEVDHYRVEYASRILFSEMNKQRDRAIRESSAIRLSKPSSVLLSPFCQINSEDIENG; encoded by the exons ATGggagactcttccacttcttccacttcttccatttCTCAAGGCACTTTCAAAACAACGAAACCCTCTCATTTTCGAGCGAAAATCAAGTTTCAAAATATAGAAATCGTAGTTCGAAAACTGCATCAAAACACCATCAACTTCTCTgtgaagaatctgaagaaaaaACAAACCAAGAATACTCAAC tttcagagaaaatggcagcaagaaaccaaaccAAAGACCTGAAatgtgccacacatctcctgaatgataagttcagaaacatgactgaggagaagaaggcaaTTGTAAGGGATCTTGGATTCGGTGagttgatgcacatcccaccactgagggtggatcaccaactcttaagggagctggcaaaaaacttcaaacttggggagaacaaactgaagacaggatatggttctttccatataaccccaaaaaaaataggtgatgcgcttggcatcaatgcaacag gagatctatttcctgagaaagttgactataagaaactttctgatgatgacaaaataatttatagaagattccagggtaagaccctcaaaagtcttaccgatgagatgatggaaatcggcgttggcaacgaagaggaacgcctgatgttcaagaggatattcatcctctacatacagatggcgttccttttgccaacgacgataaacaaaatatcgcccGTGCACCTGGTCCCGatttttaagatggacggcatagaggagagaaactggggggggcatgttttgaccttcatgATCAGGGGCATAACAGACTatcaagagaagaagaagaaggcaatcaatggctgcctcttcgccctgatgataatctactttcacctttcaaaaaacaaaggcaagaacagggttgaaagaccaccaaagccatggattgccaactggactaaggagcagttggtgaAAAGAATGAATGAAGAGAAAGAGGAAATTTTG gggattCTGAATTTGGcagagacaaaagaaaaaatgagaaaaaaagaaaaaaaaaacaaaaaaaaacaagaaataaaaaaaacaaaaaaaaggaaggcgagctcaacatcgtcttcggagacagaaattaccgacagtgacacttctacctctgagtctgaggctCAAGAAGACTCGGAGGATTCGGGAATTAAACACCCCggcaaaaagggaaaaaa aatggactcaagaaaaagaaagcagagggaagaggagtcagattctgattcagaatctgaatctgaaccaagtgatga gagcgaagaatcatcacctgggaagaaggagaagaaaaagaaaaaaacaaaaacaacaccaaaagA aacaccacaaaaaaagaaaaaagtagttgtggaggattcacctcctgaagaagatcaatactttTACGG tgagacatATGAAATATCGAGTGACGAACTTGATGAATTGCTAGGGGAAAACGTTcataaatctgctgcagaggg ggacaaccaagctgacctgcgatcgacagaaggtcgctatgtgtcctctgaaac actaccggctgtgaacttgggaagtgatgatccttcctctcaaggacgcacagaacagagtagtgtaaaccagccgtctcagagcat gttgactccggatgattcgaatatgatggttgttaGGGAACAAACGCCGTCggaagcgcttgcaat agtcccgatcCAGTTTTTTGTGCCGCCATCCCAGCAAACAACCACTGACGCAGATTCCgaaccaacccctatgctacagattgaagggGCTAGAGAAAC cactcctgaaacccCCAAACAACATCAAGAAACAACACCCAagcttcccccagctccaacaAAAAT TCATCCAGACGCCGAGGacgctgctgccctgttgatgatggcacggacagcagcCTATGTTCCTAAAATAGATCCGgggatgccatcattcagcctcggATTGACAGATTCAAGCCAAGAGGGGGCGTCGACGCAGGAGACTGAAAGGGAAAAATCTCCAGAAACTGCAACTATGCTAGAACAATTGGACAGTTTGGTCCAAAAGTTAGCAAGCAGTGCGTCAAAGGGAAAAGACGAAAGTCCAAAAATtcagagggagactgggggagaaagttctgctAAGTTTGAAACCCCGGGGGGAATAAATCAAATTCCGGATGATATGAAagaaaagtgctacatctgggggacgagactgaaggaagaTGCAAAGGGAGATACTAACGAGTTTGAGGAGATATGCACTCTGACTGGCCaaggagaatacattttgatgagaacgcaccttgcatccctccaggcaaacagtgatatagaatctcag attgtatctgccatctgcctcatcctaAACCAGAAAAAGGAAAACAGGTTTCAGgcacaaatatactgtctcccccccgatattgtg AGCATGGCACTTTCGGATCACCTAAGGGGGGAATTCATATCTCCGAAAACGAACAGAGAATTCATGGTGGAAGCCTACCCCAGTTTCATTCccttcatagatagaaaaaaattaagttcgcatccatat atttttgctcctgtttgccactcgggacattggtggttatggctgataaATACAAGAACGCGAAAATGTCAAATACTTGACCTgctacacaaaaaagctccaagcgatgagataaaggacattaataaattcact ggatatgtattttcaagattgatagCATATGCCGGCGGGAAACCTCTCGAGAAaggcgagaaggagaaggaaattaaagcacCATATGTTAAAATTtcaggccaaaaaacaag ctatgactgcgctatttccgtaatgaagtggcttgagttaatagagccggaaaacattaaaaaggggaagtatgaatgggataattggacacag gaggaggtggaccactatagagtggagtatgcttcccggatactattcagtgagatgaataaacagagagatcgggcaattagagagagtagtgctataaggctgtcgaagccatcctctgtattattgagtccgttttgtcagattaattctgAGGATATAGAAAAtgggtag
- the LOC112795627 gene encoding uncharacterized protein isoform X1: MSNIGCPARMEEGGRLEVIDNAIQKLIKENKNKAIYNDEDPETEYQLALTNLLSAASHSHLQQLEVLQRDDPLAQSEASSPSGSEASTVMKTENKNADSCNGSTETNEIVKELRKIKRQNFVTHCLLSVMIVLTMAWQLSEVSMIMKVKDGINHPFRSFGSMIKAMVKVNAQEDDNNNKEHDDESSSSLGSLKLPEMPHMDVTNLGINNGNQ; this comes from the exons ATGTCAAATATTGGGTGTCCGGCGAGAATGGAAGAAGGTGGAAGGTTGGAGGTGATAGACAACGCAATTCAGAAGCTgataaaagaaaacaagaacaaagCAATTTACAACGACGAAGATCCTGAAACTGAATACCAACTCGCTCTTACCAATCTTCTCTCTGCCGCTTCTCACTCTCACCTTCAG CAGTTGGAGGTGTTGCAAAGAGATGATCCACTTGCTCAATCCGAAGCTTCTAGCCCTTCGGGTTCGGAAGCTTCTACAGtaatgaaaacagaaaacaaaaacgcAGATTCTTGCAATGGAAGCACTGAAACTAATGAGATAGTGAAGGAGTTGAGGAAAATAAAGAGACAGAATTTTGTAACTCATTGCCTTCTGTCAGTTATGATTGTGCTCACTATGGCTTGGCAACTTTCAGAGGTTTCAATGATTATGAAGGTGAAAGATGGAATTAACCATCCATTTAGGTCCTTTGGAAGTATGATCAAAGCAATGGTCAAAGTCAACGCCCAAGAAGAtgacaacaacaacaaagaaCATGATGATGAATCTTCATCGTCACTTGGTTCTCTCAAGTTGCCAGAGATGCCTCATATGGATGTAACAAATTTAGGTATCAATAATGGAAACCAATGA
- the LOC112795627 gene encoding uncharacterized protein isoform X2, with translation MSNIGCPARMEEGGRLEVIDNAIQKLIKENKNKAIYNDEDPETEYQLALTNLLSAASHSHLQLEVLQRDDPLAQSEASSPSGSEASTVMKTENKNADSCNGSTETNEIVKELRKIKRQNFVTHCLLSVMIVLTMAWQLSEVSMIMKVKDGINHPFRSFGSMIKAMVKVNAQEDDNNNKEHDDESSSSLGSLKLPEMPHMDVTNLGINNGNQ, from the exons ATGTCAAATATTGGGTGTCCGGCGAGAATGGAAGAAGGTGGAAGGTTGGAGGTGATAGACAACGCAATTCAGAAGCTgataaaagaaaacaagaacaaagCAATTTACAACGACGAAGATCCTGAAACTGAATACCAACTCGCTCTTACCAATCTTCTCTCTGCCGCTTCTCACTCTCACCTTCAG TTGGAGGTGTTGCAAAGAGATGATCCACTTGCTCAATCCGAAGCTTCTAGCCCTTCGGGTTCGGAAGCTTCTACAGtaatgaaaacagaaaacaaaaacgcAGATTCTTGCAATGGAAGCACTGAAACTAATGAGATAGTGAAGGAGTTGAGGAAAATAAAGAGACAGAATTTTGTAACTCATTGCCTTCTGTCAGTTATGATTGTGCTCACTATGGCTTGGCAACTTTCAGAGGTTTCAATGATTATGAAGGTGAAAGATGGAATTAACCATCCATTTAGGTCCTTTGGAAGTATGATCAAAGCAATGGTCAAAGTCAACGCCCAAGAAGAtgacaacaacaacaaagaaCATGATGATGAATCTTCATCGTCACTTGGTTCTCTCAAGTTGCCAGAGATGCCTCATATGGATGTAACAAATTTAGGTATCAATAATGGAAACCAATGA